One window of Medicago truncatula cultivar Jemalong A17 chromosome 2, MtrunA17r5.0-ANR, whole genome shotgun sequence genomic DNA carries:
- the LOC120578136 gene encoding uncharacterized protein, producing MMSPKAFDTSNEYPSSEITEVQASGHEFTSSRKEMEQTLETEHEFVEIVPQQEMPSVATILPTNSKVSEISVEEGDNQRAIASTSIAITKPLTTQDVDVEIWQETSNTNDDRVSLNDDDVMKVRSNIEQQFPKEDEILVSKSRPSSIESQCPSKSTQGEPSQRDEDLSSSCIVTRELENLVSKNHLAIEKLSLLTDFLVKHPSFLLRHTSLSSRYKGWLCLQLSSRAIEIPSNS from the exons ATGATGAGTCCAAAGGCCTTTGATACTAGTAATGAATATCCAAGTTCAGAAATCACCGAAGTTCAAGCATCCGGACACGAGTTTACTTCTTCACGG AAAGAAATGGAACAAACACTAGAGACAGAGCATGAATTTGTTGAAATTGTTCCTCAACAAGAGATGCCATCAGTAGCAACAATATTACCAACAAATTCAAAA GTTAGCGAAATAAGTGTTGAAGAAGGTGACAACCAAAGAGCTATAGCTTCTACTTCAATCGCCATAACAAAGCCTCTAACCACTcaagatgttgatgttgaaatCTGGCAGGAAACTAGTAACACTAATGACGATCGAG TTTCTCTAAATGATGACGATGTCATGAAAGTAAGATCAAATATTGAGCAACAGTTTCCCAAGGAAGATGAAATATTAGTTTCCAAATCAAGACCCTCTTCTATTGAATCTCAGTGTCCTTCAAAGTCTACTCAAG GGGAACCTTCTCAAAGAGATGAAGATTTAAGTTCTTCTTGCATTGTCACAAGGGAGCTTGAGAATCTAGTTTCCAAGAATCATTTAGCTATTGAGAAATTGTCTCTGTTGACTGATTTCCTTGTTAAGCATCCTTCATTTCTTCTAAGGCACACTTCATTGAGTAGCCGATACAAGGGTTGGTTATGCCTACAACTGTCTAGCCGAGCTATTGAAATTCCTTCAAACTCATAG
- the LOC25486143 gene encoding uncharacterized protein: MGNCCTSSSMEWAGEDWGSLTSNHKSRMNSSKVFDEVHGLSLGNIEKEKLLGALRASSDANGKVKIKISKKELAVLLGESEKQGVGSTKHASAEHVLVGLLNARDHVNHDVHHRLWKPVLQSIPELN; this comes from the coding sequence ATGGGAAATTGTTGCACATCATCTTCGATGGAGTGGGCCGGAGAAGATTGGGGATCACTGACATCAAACCATAAGAGTAGGATGAATTCAAGCAAAGTTTTTGATGAAGTTCATGGTTTGAGTTTGGGGAACATAGAGAAAGAGAAGCTTTTAGGTGCACTAAGAGCTTCTTCTGATGCTAATGGTAAGGTGAAAATAAAGATATCAAAGAAAGAACTTGCGGTATTGTTGGGAGAATCAGAGAAACAGGGTGTTGGAAGCACAAAACATGCTTCTGCTGAACATGTTTTGGTTGGTTTGCTAAATGCTAGAGATCATGTCAACCATGATGTCCATCATAGGCTATGGAAGCCTGTTTTACAAAGTATTCCTGAGCTTAATTAA
- the LOC25486141 gene encoding uncharacterized GPI-anchored protein At1g61900 isoform X2, with translation MLFLFILLLCARESHSSRVEHAEGPVQLDNHVGSMFPKIAPLGAPQGPQPFLPLLAPSPMTPFTNISIPKLSGLCSLNFTNAKSLLSVTAIDCWGFFAPFVANIMCCPQLEATVTVLIGQSSKHTNALALNGTVAKHCLSDVEQILMGQGASGDLRQICSISSSNLTEASCPVKHVNEFNDMVDTSKLLLACADIDPVKECCYQVCHNAILEAATAIASKGSHVLDLDASHDLPEHSIRVNDCRNIVLRWIASKLDPSHGKKVLRGLSNCNMNKVCPLVLPDAKQVAKSCGSGISNRTACCNAMESYVSHLQKQSFITNLQALDCAETLAMKLKKSNVADDVYSLCHISLKDFSLQVATQVL, from the exons ATGTTGTTTCTGttcattcttcttcttt GTGCTCGTGAATCCCATAGTAGTAGAGTCGAGCATGCTGAAGGTCCCGTTCAACTGGATAACCATGTGGGCTCCATGTTCCCCAAGATCGCGCCACTTGGTGCTCCACAAGGACCGCAAccctttcttcctcttcttgCGCCGTCACCAATGACTCCATTCACCAATATCTCTATCCCAAAGTTATCAG GACTCTGCAGTTTGAACTTCACTAATGCTAAAAGTTTGCTAAGTGTGACAGCAATTGATTGCTGGGGATTTTTTGCACCTTTTGTGGCTAATATAATGTGCTGTCCCCAATTGGAAGCCACTGTCACAGTTCTCATCGGTCAATCCAGCAAACATACCAATGCACTTGCCTTAAATGGGACTGTTGCTAAACATTGCCTTTCAGACGTGGAGCAGATTTTGATGGGGCAGGGTGCAAGTGGTGATCTGAGGCAAATATGTTCAATTAGTTCTTCGAATCTCACAGAGGCATCTTGCCCGGTAAAACATGTGAATGAATTTAATGACATGGTGGATACTTCTAAGCTGCTTCTTGCTTGTGCGGACATTGATCCAGTGAAAGAATGCTGCTACCAAGTTTGTCACAATGCTATATTAGAAGCAGCTACAGCAATTGCATCAAAAGGTTCTCATGTTTTGGACTTAGATGCATCACATGATCTGCCTGAGCATTCAATTCGGGTTAATGATTGTAGAAATATAGTACTCCGGTGGATAGCTAGTAAGCTTGACCCGTCTCATGGCAAGAAAGTTCTCAGAGGACTGTCTAATTGCAATATGAATAAAG TTTGTCCACTTGTTTTGCCTGACGCGAAGCAAGTTGCCAAGAGTTGCGGCAGTGGGATAAGTAACAGAACAGCGTGCTGTAATGCGATGGAGAGCTATGTGTCTCACTTGCAGAAGCAGAGCTTCATCACAAACTTGCAAGCTTTGGATTGTGCAGAAACTTTGgcaatgaaattaaaaaagtcaaatgtcgCTGATGATGTTTATAGTCTTTGTCACATAAGCCTTAAGGATTTTTCCCTACAAG TTGCAACTCAAG